A single window of Thermodesulfovibrionia bacterium DNA harbors:
- a CDS encoding DUF507 family protein — translation MRLSDDKVSHLTHIILKGLKDKDAVRTLSEDGAIRRAIRNVITKELKLAEDIDAKVSNKLQSYSKKVFEGSSEWDVLYQKFYDEEMSKLGRN, via the coding sequence ATGAGACTCTCTGACGACAAGGTAAGCCACCTAACCCACATTATCCTGAAGGGGCTAAAAGATAAAGACGCTGTTAGAACCCTTAGTGAAGACGGAGCCATCAGGCGCGCAATAAGAAATGTGATAACAAAAGAGCTGAAGCTGGCTGAAGATATAGATGCAAAGGTCAGCAACAAGCTGCAGTCATATTCAAAAAAGGTCTTTGAGGGCTCATCTGAGTGGGATGTCCTTTACCAGAAGTTCTATGATGAAGAGATGTCAAAGCTGGGCAGAAACTAA
- the prfB gene encoding peptide chain release factor 2 has protein sequence MPYGGIFEVPSLKGRLEVLQKELSAEGLWDDPSSAQKLLKERSGIENSLQPLFSIQKKLEDTSVLIELSEEEDGDVFGDDILRNIREIKAQLDDLELKSSFSAPEDINNAIMTIHPGAGGTESQDWAQMLMRMYLRWAERRNFKVSIIDIISGEEAGIKSATITIEGDYAYGYLKGEAGVHRLVRISPFDANKRRHTSFAAILVYPEITEDIEVDMNEDDIRVDTYRASGAGGQHVNKTDSAVRLTHIPTNVVVCCQNERSQIKNKAMAMKVLKARLYALKKEEHNKKIEDFMGEKKEIAWGSQIRSYTLQPYQLIKDHRTDIERGNVAAVLDGDIDEFIKGYLMKGKAGA, from the coding sequence ATACCCTATGGAGGTATCTTTGAAGTCCCATCACTGAAAGGCCGGCTTGAAGTGCTTCAGAAGGAACTGTCTGCAGAAGGGCTCTGGGATGACCCTTCAAGCGCGCAGAAATTACTGAAAGAAAGATCCGGCATTGAAAATTCCCTGCAGCCTTTATTTTCCATCCAAAAAAAACTTGAGGATACCTCTGTCCTTATCGAACTTTCCGAAGAAGAGGATGGAGATGTATTTGGCGATGATATCTTAAGAAACATCAGAGAGATCAAAGCTCAGCTTGACGACCTTGAGCTTAAGAGCTCCTTCTCTGCTCCTGAAGATATCAATAATGCCATAATGACGATCCATCCCGGGGCCGGTGGTACAGAGAGCCAGGACTGGGCTCAGATGCTGATGAGGATGTACCTGCGATGGGCTGAGCGCAGGAATTTCAAGGTAAGTATAATTGACATTATCTCAGGTGAAGAGGCTGGCATAAAGAGCGCTACCATCACTATCGAAGGTGATTATGCTTATGGGTACCTGAAAGGCGAGGCCGGCGTGCACAGGCTTGTAAGGATATCGCCTTTTGATGCCAACAAGAGGAGGCACACCTCTTTTGCAGCGATCCTTGTTTACCCTGAGATAACCGAGGATATAGAGGTAGATATGAATGAGGACGATATAAGGGTTGACACCTACAGGGCTTCAGGCGCCGGGGGGCAGCATGTCAACAAGACAGATTCCGCTGTCAGGCTGACCCACATCCCGACAAATGTCGTTGTATGCTGTCAGAATGAACGCTCACAGATAAAGAACAAGGCCATGGCCATGAAGGTGCTCAAGGCGCGTCTGTATGCTCTGAAAAAAGAGGAGCATAATAAAAAGATAGAGGACTTTATGGGTGAGAAGAAGGAGATAGCATGGGGCAGCCAGATAAGGTCATATACACTACAGCCTTACCAGCTTATTAAGGATCACAGGACGGATATTGAGAGAGGCAATGTTGCTGCTGTGCTTGACGGTGATATTGATGAGTTTATTAAAGGGTACTTAATGAAGGGCAAGGCAGGCGCTTAA
- the lnt gene encoding apolipoprotein N-acyltransferase, whose amino-acid sequence MDNRASIFFSIIAGVLLVAGFPPFDLYPLTWIALIPLFMALRDKGAKASFYIGSLTGLVFFTGALYWVFHSIYYYSSIPAVLSVFIVLLLCLFLSLYIGLFSMLFALISDRSRMPALFIAPVLWVTLEVVRSYAFTGFPWLLLGYSQYKFLPIIQIADITGIYGVSFLVVAFNGAVFDIAVSWPKKIRRMPLLGKSHITAGVVIYGLLLAASLIYGFWELNKSQDKAKTITASVIQGNIGQDRKWDAASSKEIVDIYKRLSLEVAAESPDLIVWPEAALPFVFSKGSSSAIDLLDFQKGIGIHLLTGGITENKSETGGSEFANSAILISPKGEVVSVYDKIHLVPFGEYVPLARFFPFIKKLVIDIGDFRSGEVYTVMEMPPAKIASLICYEIIFPGLTRKFVNKGANVLVTITNDAWFGKTPAPYQHFSMAVFRAVENRVPVVRAANTGISGFIDTRGRVMGSSGIFVQAKMTKELSLGPDEKTFYTKFGDLFAFLCIISSVILIANCLFPERKGKYKEGY is encoded by the coding sequence CCTTTATCCATTGACATGGATTGCTCTTATCCCTCTTTTTATGGCCCTGAGGGATAAAGGAGCAAAGGCCTCTTTTTACATAGGCAGCCTGACAGGCCTTGTATTTTTCACAGGAGCACTTTACTGGGTATTTCACTCTATATACTATTACAGCAGCATCCCGGCTGTATTAAGTGTATTTATAGTTTTGCTGTTATGTCTTTTTCTGAGCCTCTATATCGGCCTGTTTTCTATGCTCTTTGCTTTAATATCAGATCGTTCACGGATGCCGGCTCTTTTCATAGCCCCTGTCCTGTGGGTAACGCTTGAAGTGGTGCGTTCTTATGCATTTACAGGCTTCCCATGGCTGTTGCTGGGTTATTCACAGTATAAGTTCCTCCCGATAATACAGATAGCGGACATTACCGGCATTTACGGTGTCTCTTTCCTTGTGGTTGCGTTTAACGGCGCGGTCTTTGATATAGCTGTTTCATGGCCCAAGAAGATCAGAAGGATGCCGCTGTTAGGTAAGTCGCATATAACTGCAGGTGTTGTGATATACGGCCTGCTGTTGGCAGCATCTCTTATATACGGCTTCTGGGAATTAAATAAATCACAAGATAAAGCCAAGACGATAACGGCGAGTGTTATTCAGGGGAATATCGGGCAGGATAGAAAGTGGGATGCTGCTTCAAGTAAGGAGATAGTTGATATTTACAAAAGGCTTTCTCTTGAAGTTGCCGCTGAATCTCCAGACCTCATAGTATGGCCTGAGGCTGCGCTGCCGTTCGTATTCAGTAAAGGTTCCTCCTCTGCAATTGACTTGCTTGATTTCCAGAAGGGTATCGGCATTCACCTGCTCACAGGAGGTATCACAGAAAACAAATCCGAGACAGGCGGGTCTGAGTTCGCTAACAGCGCTATCCTTATATCTCCAAAAGGGGAGGTTGTTTCAGTATATGATAAGATACATCTTGTTCCGTTTGGTGAGTATGTTCCCTTGGCGCGATTTTTCCCTTTTATAAAGAAACTGGTCATTGACATAGGGGATTTCAGGTCCGGCGAAGTGTATACAGTGATGGAGATGCCGCCGGCAAAAATAGCCAGCCTCATTTGCTATGAAATAATATTCCCCGGCCTTACAAGGAAGTTTGTTAACAAGGGTGCCAACGTCCTTGTGACGATAACGAATGATGCCTGGTTTGGGAAAACGCCAGCACCTTATCAGCATTTCTCCATGGCGGTCTTCAGGGCAGTAGAGAACAGAGTCCCTGTTGTCAGGGCTGCAAATACAGGCATATCAGGATTCATAGATACAAGAGGCAGGGTTATGGGAAGCAGCGGCATCTTTGTTCAGGCTAAGATGACAAAGGAGCTTTCTCTCGGGCCGGATGAGAAGACCTTTTATACGAAGTTTGGTGACCTTTTTGCTTTTTTGTGTATAATTAGTTCAGTGATATTAATAGCAAACTGCCTTTTCCCTGAACGGAAAGGTAAATATAAAGAAGGTTATTAG